The genomic DNA GTCAGCGGTCTCACCAGCGGCGGAAGTAAGGGATAATTATGGACAAGACCATCGCGTCCACGCTTTATGTGGTGGGCAATATTAACGTCGATTTAATCATGAGTACGCTCAGCGACTGGCCGAAGCGCGGCACAGAAGTGATGCTGCAGCACAGCGAGTTACGTCCTGGCGGATCGGCCGGTAACTGCGCACTGGCCCTCGAAGCGATGCAGGTGCCGCATCGCGCCATCGCCAATCAGGGCGATGATGGCTTCAGCCACTGGCTCGCCAGTCATTTTCCTCAAAGTGCCGCACACTGGCCGCGCTATGCCTGTGAGACCTCGCTGACGGTGGGCGTGACGCATCCCGATAACGAACGATCGTTTCTCAGCAATCACGGTCATATCACCGTGCTGACCGCTGACGATGTGCTGGCCCAGCTGCCGTTGCAGGCGACGCCGGGCGACATCGTGCTGCTGTGCGGCACCTTTCTCTGTCTTGAACTCTACACCCACTATCCGGCGCTGCTGGCCGCGCTGCAGCAGCGTGGCTTCTGTATCGCTGTGGATACCGGCTGGCCGCCTGCGGGCTGGAGCGATGCGCTTCGCCTGGAGATGGGGAGCTGGTTAGCGGACTGTGACTGGCTGCTACTCAATGAGGTGGAAGCGCTGGGTTTAGCGGGCGCAGACCTGCTGGAACAAAGCGGTAAACGACTGGCCACTCAGCTCAGTGGTCGTGGCGGTTGTGTGATTAAGTGTGGCGCAGAGGGCGCGCGTCTCTGGTCTGCCGCCTCGGTGCAGTTTGCCGCCGGTCAGCCGGTGACGGTGGTCGATACCATTGGTGCCGGTGACAGTTTCAATGCCGGATTTCTTACTGCACTGCTCTACCGCCAGTCATCGCTCACCGCGCTGCGCTGGGGCATTGAAGTGGCTTCACAGGCGATAAGCAGCTCTCCGCGCCGCTATCCCAGCTGGCAACAACTCCAACTTTCAAATGAGGTGCGCTGAATATGGCCAGTGTTGAACTTGTACAGGTGGCGAAGCGCTACGGAAAACAGAGCGTGCTTCATCCGCTGGATTTAACCATTCCTGACGGCAGTTTTACCGTGCTGGTCGGTCCCTCTGGTTGCGGCAAATCCACCCTGTTGCGGCTGCTTGCCGGTCTGGATACCCTCTCTGATGGGGCGATCATGCTGGATAAAAAACAGATTAACGATCTCGATCCCGCTGACCGGGATATCGCGATGGTGTTTCAGAGCTATGCGCTCTATCCGCATCTTACCGTCGCAGAGAATCTGGCGTTTCACATGCAGGTAAAAAAGGTGAAGCGCGAGGAGCAGAAAAGCAAAATCGCCCGCATCGCAGGCATTCTCGGCATCGATCAGCTGCTGCAGCGTTATCCACGCGCGTTGTCGGGTGGACAGCGGCAGCGCGTGGCAATGGGACGGGCGATGGTGCGCAACCCGCAGGTGTTTCTGTTCGATGAACCACTCTCTAACCTTGATGCGCAGTTGCGCATGGAGCTGCGCGCCGAGATTAAGTCTCTGCATCAGCGGTTCAAAACCACGATGGTTTATGTCACCCACGATCAGGTCGAGGCGATGACGCTGGCAGATCAGATTGTGGTGATGAAAGAAGGGGTGATTGTGCAACAGGGTGCGCCGCTGGCGATTTATGACCGCCCGGTTAACACCTTTGTGGCCCGGTTTATCGGCTCGCCGCCGATGAATCTGCTGGATGCGCGCTTCCAGACACGCGACGGCCTGCCTGGCGTCTGCTGTGGCGAGCAGTGGCTGCCGTTGCCCCCTCGCTGGCACAGTGCGGCTCAGCAGCAGGCCGATCAGCCCGTGACGCTGGGCGTACGACCTCACGATCTGATTTTTGATGCCAGCGGGCAACCGGCGACGGTGAACATTGTGGAGATCACAGGGGAATCAACGCTGTTACACCTGAACTGGCAGGGTTTCCCGCTGCATATGCAGCTGAGCGGTCGCAGTGATGCCGTGCCGGGCGGGACGCTGCCGGTGACCGTGAATCCGGATAAGATGCACCTGTTTGATGCCAGCAGCGGCGTGCGGCTGACGGAACAGTGATAAAAAAACCCGCCGCTGGCGGGTTTTTAGTCTGTGAAGCAGATACTGGCTCAGGGAACCTACGGCCCCTTATGCCAGATGAAACTGCTCCACCGTCTGTGACAGCTGTTGCGCCTGATCCTCCAGCGAACTGGCGGCCGCCGACATCTGTTGCACCAGCGCGGCGTTCTGCTGAGTGACGCCATCCATTTCATTGACGGCAATCGTTACCTGACTGATGCCACGCGCCTGCTCGCTTGATGCGGTGACAATCTCGCCGATAATGCCCTGCACCGAATTCACCGCGTGCATCATCTCCTGCATGGTTTTACCGGCATCGTTCACCAGCCGGACGCCGCTCTCGACCCGTACGCTCGACTCTTCAATCAGTGCGCCGATCTCTTTCACCGCATTCGCGCTGCGCTGGGCCAGATTACGCACTTCAGAGGCGACCACGGCAAAACCGCGGCCCTGCTCACCGGCACGAGCGGCTTCTACCGCCGCGTTCAGCGCCAGAATATTGGTCTGGAAAGCAATGCTGTTAATCATAGTGGTAATGTCGCCGATCTTTTTCGAACTGTCATCGATCTGCGCCATCGTCTGCACCACCTCACCTACCAGCGATGCACCGCGACTGGCGATGTGCGTGGCGTTCTCCGTCAGGCTGGTCGCCTGCTGCGCGTTATCGGCGTTCAGGCGAATCGTGGCGCTGATCTGCTCCATACTGGCTGCGGTCTGCTCCAGCGCGGCAGCCTGCTCTTCAGTGCGTGACGCCAGATTGAGGTTGCCGCTGGCAATTTCGCCCGCGCCCTGACGTACTGATTCACTGGAATCTTTAATCTGCCCGACAATCTGCCGGAGCTGGCTTTGCATGGTGTTAAGCGCGAAAAAGAGGCTGCTGCTGTCGCCGCTTTTCACTGCGATCCGGTTATCCAGTTTGCCATCGGCAACGGCCAGCGCAATATGGGCTGCTTCAACCGGTTCGCCACCAATCGGACGCAGCACTTTACGGCTGAACAGCATGCCCAGCACCGCACCGACCAGCATGACGCTCACGACCATCAGGATCACCGCCCACATCAGCTGTCGGGTGGAGGCGGCCATGACCTGACTGACCGGGGCAACGACGCCGAGATACCAGGGTTTGTCGCTGTTACCAATCACCACCGGCTGCCAGGTCACTAAGGCATCTTCACCCAGCACGGCATCAAAATGCTGTACGACTGTCGTCGTAAAACCATCTTTTTCACCTTTCCAGGGTTTCCCGGCTTCATCTTTCACCGGTGAGGAGACGACATTCCCGTTAGCAGAGAGCAACAGGGCATAGCCGCTGCCCTGCCAGGGTTTGATCTGATTCACTTTCTGCTGCAGTGATGCCAGTGAAATATCAGAGGTGACCACCGCCTTTAAGGTGCCCTGATCCATAATCACAGCCGCGACGGAGGTGAGCAGCGTCGGTACGCCGTTATAGGCATAACTGTAGGGTTCGGTGAGCGTGTCTTTTTGTGATTTTTGCGGGACCAGATAGTAATCGCCCTGACCCGGCGTCAGATAGGAGAGCAGCGGATGCATCGCGTATTTACCCGACGCGTCGCGATCCACAAAAAAGGCATAGCGACCCTGTGGGGCCTGACCAGGCTGTGAGGCAAAATCAGCATCCCGGCCATCAAAGGCATTCTGTTCAAATATGACAGACATCGACAGATAGTCCGGATTAGCGCGCAGCGCATACTCCATCACCTTATCCGCCGCTTTGCGATCGGTAATTCCGGCGCCAGGTAAGGCGATCAGACTTTGACCGAGAAGGCTGGCGACATCGCGGGCATGACTCAGTTCCTGCTGAACCTGTAACGCACGGCTCTGCGCAATCTGCTGCAGATATTTTTCGGCCAGCTCTTTCTGTTCTTTACCCGACTGCCAGCTGAGGACCCCGATAGTCACGGTAAACCCCAGCACTATTGTTAAACCACCCATGATTAACATCTGCGCACGGGTACTCATTTTTTTCTTATGTGTTACCTGACTGGCCATAGTGATTCCCCTGAAATTTACCCGCTTCAATACCTCCTTGTGATTATCGTGCTCCTGAGATCTTCTATCGGCGGCGTTTTTTTGAACTTTAATAGGTGTTATTCCATCGTGACGGGGGGCTCACCGTGCGGGATGCAGGGAAGTTGATCGAAAAGGGATTATGCCGCTGCGAATGAACGGGCTTTTTTTGATCTGCAACAATATTGCCGCCCGCTATTACTGTCAGTTTATGTCAACAGTTGCTGTAGCCCCCTTATCGCAGTGGAGAGAGAACAATGATCGGTAAATCAGGATTAGCTGTTGGGATGGTTGTCTGGTTAGCATATGTCGCCTGGATCGTTCACTACTACTCAGACACCTTTATGCAATTCTCCCGCTAAGCAGACAGGACCTTCGGGTCCTTTTTTTGCCCTCACGTCAGCCAGATTGGCCTGTGAGCCAGATATTCGTTATTATCGACTCATTCTGTGAGCCGAATATAAACGCTTATTCGGCTCATTCTCTCTGATAGTGAGCCGATTATGAGCGTGAACTGGATCTGGCAGCAGCCGGACTGGCCCCATTTTCAATGGCAGGATGCCGTGCTATTACCGCGCCTGCGCCATCTGCAGCAGCAGCGCGGTTTGCTGCTGGGCCGTGCCAGCCTGCAGTCAGACGCTGAGTCCCAGACGCTAGATACCCTGCTGAGCAATATTCTCTCCTCATCGGCGATTGAAGAGGAGCGTGTCAACGTGCAGTCAGTGCGCTCATCGCTGGCGCGCCGGTTAGGCGTAACAGAAGAACAGCCATATCCTGTTTCCGATCGTTCAGAGGGACTGGCCGCGATGATGCTTGATGCCATCAACAATCGCAGCCAGCCGCTGACGATGGCGCGATTATTTCAGTGGCATCACTGGCTCTTTCCGGCTGATGAATGGACGGTGCAGCGCCTGAGCGTTGGCATGCTGCGCGGCAGTGAGCCGATGCAGGTGATCTCAGGACGCATCGATCGCCCCACAGTGCATTTTGAAGCACCACCACGACAGGGGCTGGAGCCGCAGCTGGCGCAGTTCATTGCGTGGTTCAACAGCAGCCAGCATGATGTGATGCTGGACCCGCTGCTGCGCGCCGCCATCTGCCATCTGTGGTTTGTCACCCTGCACCCGTTTGATGATGGTAATGGTCGTATCACGCGAGCGTTAACCGATTTGGCGCTGTCGCAGGCCGACAGCCAGAGCATCCGTCTCTATGCCATGTCCCCTGCGATTCTGGCGCAGCGTGCCGGTTATTACCGCATCCTTGAGCAGACGCAGAAAGGCGGTCTGGACATCACCCACTGGCTGGTGTGGTTTCTCGATATCCTGGATGAGAGCCTCCAACAGGCGATGGCCATCATCGATCGTACCCAGCAGAAAGCGCGTTTCTGGCTGCGGCATCAGGGGGCCGGATTAAGCCCGGAGCAGGTGAAAGTGCTGAACCGGCTGCTGGACGGTGGCGAACAGGGTTTTGAGCTGGGGATCAGCGCCAGTCAGTATCAGAAGGTCGCCAGAGTGAGTAAAGCCACCGCAACCCGTCATCTGGCGGATCTGGTGGAGAAAGGCTGTCTTTACCGGCTGGAGGGTGGCGGCAGGAGCACCCGCTATCAGGTTAAAACCGGCGAGATGCCCTGAAGGCGTGATTGCTGAGAAAGCGGGGAGCATCGCGGCGGTGGCGATGCTCCGTTAAGCACGGGATTACCCTTTCAGCGAAGCCCCGTTGGTGGCGATGACCTCTTTATACCAGTGGAAGCTTTTCTTCCGGCTGCGCGCCAGCGTACCTTCCCCTTTGTCATCGCGATCCACATAGATAAAACCGTAACGTTTTGACAGTTCGGCTTTTGATGCGCTGACCAGATCGATCGGCCCCCAGCTGGTATACCCCATCACGTCTACACCATCTTCAATAGCTTCACGCAGCTGCACCAGATGATCGTTGAGGTAGCTGATGCGATAGTCATCCTGCACGATGCCCCCGGCGTCCGGCACGTCTTTCGCCCCCAGTCCATTCTCCACGATAAAGAGTGGCTTCTGATAACGATCCCACAACAGGTTCAGCAATGTACGCAATCCGACGGGATCAATTTGCCAGCCCCATTCAGAACTCTGCAGATGGGGATTTGGCACCATACTCAGAATGTTACCCTGCAGCTGCTGATTCAGCGTTTCATCAGCGGTGACGCAGCCGGACATGTAGTAGCTGAACGAAATGAAGTCGACGGTCGAGCGCAGTATCTGGCGATCGGCATCCGTAATATCCAGCTGAATGTGGTTGTCGCGGAAGAAGCGCAACATGTAGCCCGGATAGGCTCCCCGGCACTGAACATCGCCAAAGAAGAGCCATTTACGGTTCTCCTGCAGCGTTTCCAGCACATCATCAGGCTTACAGCTCAGCGGGTAAACCAGACCTCCCAGCAGCATATTGCCGATTCTGGCTTCCGGATTGATCTCATGACAGGCTTTTACCGCCAGCGCACTGGCGACAAGCTGATGATGGATCGCCTGATAAACCTCGCCTTTGCTGCTGGTCTCCGGCAGACCCACGCCGGTCAGCGGCGCATGCAGGGACATATTGATTTCGTTAAACGTCAGCCACAGGCTGACTTTGTGCTGGTAGCGGGTAAAGACCGTCCGGGCGTAATGCTCAAAGAAACCAATCACCTGACGATTGCCCCAGCCACCATACTGCTTAACCAGATGCCACGGCATTTCATAATGTGACAGCGTCACAAGTGGGTGGATATCATGCGCGGCCAGTTCGTCGAATAAGCGGTCGTAAAAGGCCAGCCCCGCTTCATTCGGTTGCTGCTCGTCACCGTTCGGGAAAATACGCGTCCAGGCGATTGAAACCCGCAGGCAGCTGAATCCCATCTCTGCAAATAACCTGATATCGTCCGGGTAACGGTGGTAAAAATCGATCGCCACATCTTTAAGACTCTGGCTGCCCGCAACGCGCTCCACTACCGGGCCAAAAATCCCCTGTGGCTGCACATCCGAGGTTGAGAGGCCTTTGCCCGCTTCACGCCATGCGCCTTCAACCTGATTAGCGGCAACCGCACCGCCCCATAAAAATGAATCCGGAAAAGTTTTCATCCTGTTCTCCTTTTATCGATGAGTGACGCTGAGTAACGGCGCACCCGCCGTGATCGCTGTCCCGGCCAGGGGAGTAACCTCCGCGTAGTCATCGCTGTTAGTAATAATGATGGGTGTCGCCAGGTCGTAACCGGCATCAAGAATCGCCTGACGATCAAACTCCAGCAGCAGGTCGCCGGGCTGAAAGGTGTCGCCCACGCTGACATGTGCCGTAAAAGGTGTGCCGTCGAGCCTGACGGTATCGATGCCGACATGGATCAGCATTTCTATGCCGCTCTGACTCAGCAGGCCGATCGCATGCCGGGTCTGAAACAGTGAGGCAACTTCACCTGCGAAGGGCGCGATGACTTTATTATCAGCGGGAATAATGGCCACACCCTGACCGAGTAATCCTCCGGCGAAGGTAGGATCCGGCACCTGATCGAGTGAAAGAACGGTGCCTGTCATGGGTGAGAGCAGATCATTTTCGTTGTGCTCTGCCGCGTCTGGCGCGGTGACACGGGGCAT from Pantoea sp. Lij88 includes the following:
- a CDS encoding methyl-accepting chemotaxis protein — encoded protein: MASQVTHKKKMSTRAQMLIMGGLTIVLGFTVTIGVLSWQSGKEQKELAEKYLQQIAQSRALQVQQELSHARDVASLLGQSLIALPGAGITDRKAADKVMEYALRANPDYLSMSVIFEQNAFDGRDADFASQPGQAPQGRYAFFVDRDASGKYAMHPLLSYLTPGQGDYYLVPQKSQKDTLTEPYSYAYNGVPTLLTSVAAVIMDQGTLKAVVTSDISLASLQQKVNQIKPWQGSGYALLLSANGNVVSSPVKDEAGKPWKGEKDGFTTTVVQHFDAVLGEDALVTWQPVVIGNSDKPWYLGVVAPVSQVMAASTRQLMWAVILMVVSVMLVGAVLGMLFSRKVLRPIGGEPVEAAHIALAVADGKLDNRIAVKSGDSSSLFFALNTMQSQLRQIVGQIKDSSESVRQGAGEIASGNLNLASRTEEQAAALEQTAASMEQISATIRLNADNAQQATSLTENATHIASRGASLVGEVVQTMAQIDDSSKKIGDITTMINSIAFQTNILALNAAVEAARAGEQGRGFAVVASEVRNLAQRSANAVKEIGALIEESSVRVESGVRLVNDAGKTMQEMMHAVNSVQGIIGEIVTASSEQARGISQVTIAVNEMDGVTQQNAALVQQMSAAASSLEDQAQQLSQTVEQFHLA
- a CDS encoding carbohydrate kinase family protein, yielding MDKTIASTLYVVGNINVDLIMSTLSDWPKRGTEVMLQHSELRPGGSAGNCALALEAMQVPHRAIANQGDDGFSHWLASHFPQSAAHWPRYACETSLTVGVTHPDNERSFLSNHGHITVLTADDVLAQLPLQATPGDIVLLCGTFLCLELYTHYPALLAALQQRGFCIAVDTGWPPAGWSDALRLEMGSWLADCDWLLLNEVEALGLAGADLLEQSGKRLATQLSGRGGCVIKCGAEGARLWSAASVQFAAGQPVTVVDTIGAGDSFNAGFLTALLYRQSSLTALRWGIEVASQAISSSPRRYPSWQQLQLSNEVR
- the ascB gene encoding 6-phospho-beta-glucosidase; protein product: MKTFPDSFLWGGAVAANQVEGAWREAGKGLSTSDVQPQGIFGPVVERVAGSQSLKDVAIDFYHRYPDDIRLFAEMGFSCLRVSIAWTRIFPNGDEQQPNEAGLAFYDRLFDELAAHDIHPLVTLSHYEMPWHLVKQYGGWGNRQVIGFFEHYARTVFTRYQHKVSLWLTFNEINMSLHAPLTGVGLPETSSKGEVYQAIHHQLVASALAVKACHEINPEARIGNMLLGGLVYPLSCKPDDVLETLQENRKWLFFGDVQCRGAYPGYMLRFFRDNHIQLDITDADRQILRSTVDFISFSYYMSGCVTADETLNQQLQGNILSMVPNPHLQSSEWGWQIDPVGLRTLLNLLWDRYQKPLFIVENGLGAKDVPDAGGIVQDDYRISYLNDHLVQLREAIEDGVDVMGYTSWGPIDLVSASKAELSKRYGFIYVDRDDKGEGTLARSRKKSFHWYKEVIATNGASLKG
- a CDS encoding Fic family protein; this encodes MSVNWIWQQPDWPHFQWQDAVLLPRLRHLQQQRGLLLGRASLQSDAESQTLDTLLSNILSSSAIEEERVNVQSVRSSLARRLGVTEEQPYPVSDRSEGLAAMMLDAINNRSQPLTMARLFQWHHWLFPADEWTVQRLSVGMLRGSEPMQVISGRIDRPTVHFEAPPRQGLEPQLAQFIAWFNSSQHDVMLDPLLRAAICHLWFVTLHPFDDGNGRITRALTDLALSQADSQSIRLYAMSPAILAQRAGYYRILEQTQKGGLDITHWLVWFLDILDESLQQAMAIIDRTQQKARFWLRHQGAGLSPEQVKVLNRLLDGGEQGFELGISASQYQKVARVSKATATRHLADLVEKGCLYRLEGGGRSTRYQVKTGEMP
- the ugpC gene encoding sn-glycerol-3-phosphate ABC transporter ATP-binding protein UgpC, whose translation is MASVELVQVAKRYGKQSVLHPLDLTIPDGSFTVLVGPSGCGKSTLLRLLAGLDTLSDGAIMLDKKQINDLDPADRDIAMVFQSYALYPHLTVAENLAFHMQVKKVKREEQKSKIARIAGILGIDQLLQRYPRALSGGQRQRVAMGRAMVRNPQVFLFDEPLSNLDAQLRMELRAEIKSLHQRFKTTMVYVTHDQVEAMTLADQIVVMKEGVIVQQGAPLAIYDRPVNTFVARFIGSPPMNLLDARFQTRDGLPGVCCGEQWLPLPPRWHSAAQQQADQPVTLGVRPHDLIFDASGQPATVNIVEITGESTLLHLNWQGFPLHMQLSGRSDAVPGGTLPVTVNPDKMHLFDASSGVRLTEQ